One Takifugu flavidus isolate HTHZ2018 chromosome 3, ASM371156v2, whole genome shotgun sequence genomic window, AAAAATGTCAGCGCGACGGGGAAGTCGTTACTTAAATAAAATTTCGTTTAGCTAACAAGCTAAAGACGCTAAAATAAACTCCCGGTTCCTCTAATTTGCTTCGAAAAGCAACATTCAGATGAACAGTTATTCATTCCGAAAGCATGAAAAGTGTAACTAGATGTCTCTATACACCTGGAATCTCGTCTTCAGCCTCCCCTGCCATCTCTGCGGGACTTTAATCCGCTTTGCTGCGGTGTCGGGGGCGTGCTGCTGCCCCTCTTCTTTTCGAGTCTGACAACCCGGATGTAAACAAAACGTCTCCTAGGTTACGACGGCGATCACGTGATTGTTAAAGAGACACGCGCGCTCTTCGACAGAAACGGCTGCTTTTGGAATCgccaaataaagaaaaacaaaaacaaacttacTTTAGTGTTTATTCATACATTTTTGGACAATTGCATTcttgtaaataaagattgattgattgattgattgattgattgagccAATGGGATTTAAACTATCCTTTAATTTAGTGTTTAAGGTTTTGAGGCTCCGGGCTTTTTTTGTTATGCACTTCTACTCAGTGCTGAACTTGCAGTAGATCCCCCAGTGATCACTGATGTAGCGTTTACACTCCAACTTCTCCAGTCCTAACAGAGCCATGCTATCAGGTTTCAACTGAGGGATGCCATCTTTAGCAGACTGCCTCAGGTAGAGACGGTCAAAGCGGATACGACAGATGAAATCCACATCCTTATTGGTGTTGGTCAGAGTGTCCCATGTGTAGTGACAATCTTCCGGCTCTCCCAGCTGTTCCCAGACATCACGTATACAGATTGGAAGGCCCACGCGTGCTACCTGAACAGATAAAAGttgtcatgtaattaaatattACAGCATGATCACCAATGCCTGATTATACAAGCAAACAAACTGTTACGGTATTATAAACAAGGCAGGAATTTTCCAATtccaaaaacagacaaacatacTTTTTTTTCATCCAAATCTAATTCTAATAAAACTCTAATCCGTGACGGTCTTCCTTCATGACGACTTGATGTTGAAGTGAGCGGACCAGGTGATCTAAAACAAACCTCTGCATCTCTCAGGTTAGTGTCTCCTCCAAACAGGATGTTGACATCATCAGGCACCTCAGTCATCTTCTTCAGAAGCAGCTGTAGCTGTCGCATCCGCTCTCCCGCATGGGGTTTGCCGCTCTCCAAATGGGAAGTCATCAGACAGAGTTTCTGGCCTTTGAACAGCACCTGAGTATACATTAGAGATTTCTGGTTTTGCAGTGATTAAAAGAATCTTGAGTCTCGTGTCTGTGAACAAACCTTAGCAACAAGAAGGTTCCTCGCCATTCTCGTGGTTGGAAAGGCGATGATCTTCCAGTCCAGCAATGTTATGCGAGATTTCTTAAGCAACATCGCTGTATAGTAACCTTCTTTTCCACCTGATCAGCATGAGCAAAAAAATTAATGAGGCGCatgagaaagaaagaacaaattcaAGCAGAAGtctcctccatctgtctttTATCCACCTTCAATAAAGGTGTAGGCGGTTGACAGTCGGTTCTTCAGGAAGCGGCAATAAGGTGGGACGAGCTCCTGAAGTAACACCACATCAGCAGAGTATCTGTACAACAGTAAACCAAGTTTAACAAGC contains:
- the LOC130522045 gene encoding tyrosyl-DNA phosphodiesterase 2-like; amino-acid sequence: MAQDRGAETTQRDVGREDDEGETDTPSKLSLISWNIDGLDGEKQPERARGLCSCLTSYSADVVLLQELVPPYCRFLKNRLSTAYTFIEGGKEGYYTAMLLKKSRITLLDWKIIAFPTTRMARNLLVAKVLFKGQKLCLMTSHLESGKPHAGERMRQLQLLLKKMTEVPDDVNILFGGDTNLRDAEVARVGLPICIRDVWEQLGEPEDCHYTWDTLTNTNKDVDFICRIRFDRLYLRQSAKDGIPQLKPDSMALLGLEKLECKRYISDHWGIYCKFSTE